The genomic window TGGGAGCATAAAAGTAACCAGTAATCAGCATTGAGAAGTTTGTAGTTGTGATTTCTCTGTCATAATTAAAATTTGATGGtagttttgttttctttggcTTATAACATGAATCATCGTAACTTGCCATAAATGAGAGATCTGTAACTCCACTGCTTCTGGCAATTTCTCCACCACCAAAGTCTACATATCCACCCTGTTGGTACTTTTTGGTAGCATATGTAGGATCCCAATTATAGCAGTCCGTCCCGGAAATTGGAACCATGGGATAATGATAGTAGGTGACTTCAAAACCCCCATTTAATGAGTTCTTGTCAGGCGAGCAGCCAAGAATAGTTCCACTATTCTGATGTTCCGATTCAACACACAAAATAGTGTTTGCAAATATGgcaaacaacaataaatGCCAATGTAACATCAGTCCAATTATTGTTGTAGTgttgtctttcttttttagGTGTTGGGTATCAGTGAAGGCGCCTAATTTTGGTCAGACTATCCTAGTGAAAGAGCACAAATATTGTTGCGAGAGAATAATATTAAGCAACTAATTGacttttcttgatcaaaCTATAATAGTTCGAATTTGACTGTAGTTCCGACTTTAAATACCCCAATTACTGTCTTGGTTAACCTTTAGAGCTTGACAAGTACAGAGGGGGTTTGTTTACATCAACGCTCGAAAAACGTCTACTGTTGCGAAAAATTTCTTAATCTGATAGCCGGTACAACGTTCATGCAGAAAATCTTCGAGTGACACGCATAAAGTGCGCTCTAGATACTATCTGCATGAGAAGATAACGTAGGAGAATCACAAATAACCTTGTTCTTTAGGTGTCTTTTTCCGAACATACTGCCTTGGTAACGGCTGTAAGTGAAGCACCATCCGCAGAATATGTTACAGGTTAGTTCCTTTAGAACTTCTTCTCGACTTCTCGACTTCTCGATTTCTCGACTTTTATGCTCTACACAGATATTACTGTAAATCATTTGTATCTGAAGTTAAGCTTTTTATGCACGTTTAACAGATCTGCGAAAATCTTGGCACTTTTgtttaaaaaaagaaacaactCAAAAAAGTTGGAGATGCAGATCTGTCAAAGTTTGTACAGATTAGTTTTAGGAAAGCAAAAGCGGTCAGAAGCACGTTTCCACGTATTGCATCCTTTTCAACCGTACTACATCCCTTTTGGTAAAGTCCCCAGAGTTCCATTGGTCGTGTAGGGAAATGGGAATGTACGATCCTGACTAAAAGTGAGGTTTGTCTACGAATGTACTGTAGGCACTAATTTTTTgcaattctttgaaaacttgTTGTCAGAAAAATGACTCCGAACCTTTGCATAACCCTTCTCAGAAAGTGGCGTAGAAAAATGATTTTCAATGCATGTTCTTCTAAAAAGGGTTACTGATACAACATCCTTAGAATAAGGTGTGGTACTAAATTTATTCTGCACTACCCACTCTTTAGAATTCTAACGGTTCCACAAGgtaagagagagagagagagagaggcATGCTTAGTCACCAGTGGACTGGTTTTGCGGCTTATGTTTCTAGAATTCTGGCATATCTAAACATCACTCAATAAATGTTCTCTCCTTGTGGATTATGCCCTTCTAGAGCATGAACAAGCTGTGGAAGCTGTATTTGGAAGACAACGCAACAGAATAGCGTTTTTCTACTTTCCTTCTGTGTAGTGAGTCGTTTTGCAatcatttttattcttgCGGCAAACCCAAGAAAAGACGTTCTGTTTGTGCCTGTGAACAAGGGACTGACTGCTTCTTTCTCAgtcttttgtttatttgaCAAGATGTATACTCTTACTGGACAAAAGTTGCAGCAACCAATCAGGAAGTTGGTTCGCTATCTTCCTTTGGGTTCGAGCAGTTTTTGCTTCTGAAAAATCTAGTATATATCCAAAATCCTGTACAATGTGTTTGTGCTTGAAAGCAAGATTATCGACCGTAACGCGAACCCTAGTTCCACTCATTCCATTTGGCATGAACAGGAATAACAGTTACTTCATGATGACAGAGCTTCTTTCAAACAGCTGAAGGCAACATTAGAACTGTAGCTACAGAGGCAATGTTATTCATTTCGTAGAACATGATGCTTCACAAGTAACCTATGAAAAGacacttttttcttggcCGGTCATGGCAGAGTTTAAGGAATATAGAGCAAGCTGAATCCAGATTAGAGTGACTGCACGATTTCTCTTCTCATTCATGTAATTGCATTGAGTAATAATATACGGGTAAATCGTATGGTATACTACAATCCCTATTATGGCGACAACGATCAGTCTTAAATAATTTTATTGATCTCAAAGAGCGTCGCACAACATCCGAAGACTTAACATTTCTACATGTCTTTTACTGAAAACCCacattgttcttttcaaatgttATGAAGGTAAGGAATTGTTTCTGTAAAAATCGCTATACGTCGGAAATGCATTAGATCATTCACAAAGGCGATGGCGGTCAGTAAGTAGTTCTCTTATGTCATTTTTCGTGCGTTTAGAGCAATATAACATTGATAGCTGCAGTATTCCACAAAACTTTAGAGTTAGAATACGTTTAAACAACTGCGGTGCTTTAAGATACAATAGGCTTACGTTGAGAAGCGAACTCCATATCATGCGCCGTGCTGCCGGTACAGATCGGCAAATCATTGACGAAAAGTCGCGTTTGCGCACGGAGAAAAAGCCTTCCAGATCtctacctttttttttttgtggCTAGACCTCACAAATTTCGTACGCGATTATAGAGCTACGAAGACTTGACGTAAAGAAATGTCATAGTCAAAAAATCTTAAGCAAAGAGTGATATTCTGCCATGGAAACGGAAATAATTTCATGTAAACAATGataaaagaagtaaaaagaagaaactggTAATGCACGAATAATGTTGagtaaaaaagaaacattcTTTCCACCCGATAAATTGTTTTTTGGGATAGCTATGACACTGGTATAATGTTCAACAGTCGAGCACACGCATGATTCTTAGTGATCTACTTGAGTGTCCATGTATTACATGATTACTGGCATATTTACATGCAAACCGCCAAATGCGCATTTCCAAATGCGGTTTTGACACATTTGGTTCGCGCTATAAAACATTCGTAGGCAGTCCATATTTTCctttacaacaacaaatactTGAACTGAACCGCAAATTGTCGTAATTTTTAATGAATCACACAATTAGTATGGGTAGATGTTACTCTCATTGCTACTCGCTGTATTGAATCCACGCAATTTGTAGTTAAAAGTTGGAATATCAGCGATGTTCGAGCTTCTTTTAATACTAGACGAATATTTTATCCTGGTCAAGTGTGTGTCTATTTCTTCATAGTGAATAACGTGAAGTTGAATCACAGTTAAATCCAATAAACAGTAATTTTTTgcatttttattctttaaagTAATCTGTTTTAGCAGCAATTTCTCATGGATTGTTTGtctttttggaaatttttAGAGCGGAGTGCAGAGCAAAATTGATATTGCGGCGCCTAAGATAGTTCAAATCTGGAGTCTGAATTAATAGCCGTTAGTAATTTCTCCCTGAGAGTATTGTAATCTTTATAATCTGGGAGCTTTAGGAGATTGATACATGTTGATGCTGTTGGAAGTCTATTCGTTTCGTCCCCAGCATTTCTTATTCCAAAAAGTGGATTTAAAGAGTGAAATCCCTTCAATGGAGCTGTTGGAACAGAAAATACGAACTTCAGaaactttcttctttcttctgggGTGAAGCTACTCAAAGCCATCCAAAAGTGCTGTATGGTAATACTATCATCAGTGAATCCGCCATATTCTGTATTCTTGCGTAAGTCTTCAAGATCGAAATCTTTCTCTGAGCCACTGATTAGCGTCTTCAACTCATACGAAGTGAACATACGTAGCCAATGTGGGGGAATCATGTACGAGAGGCCCGAAATGAACCTGCTCGTCACGGTATATAACTGTAGGTTCAATTTGTAGTGTGAAATTCTTGTGATGTATTCAAATACGTTCTTCTGCGTTACTTTAACCGAAAGTCCGTCCTTGATTAAAGGAATACGTCTACCATTTGGCATGTCGGGTActtcaaaatataaatCCATATAATTTAACTCATCTTCTGACATTTCTAAGAGCTTCATTAAATTCTTATAATATTCAGGATCTAAGGAGTATAGGTCATTGAAAGGAACATTCATATTATTCTCAACATTAAGgatttttttcaagaagaaatccGCAAATTCGACATCGACAAGAATATTCTCATATAAGCACTTTCCGAGCACCTTCCCCATGAACGATATGTATTTAAGATTTTGTGGAGACACATCTTTGGAAGGATAAAGTTTATGGAATGAAGTGACTTCGAATAGTCCAAAAGAACCTTTTATAAACGCCTCTTGTATCAAAGTCTGGAGAAATTCTTTTGTGATACCGCCACCATCTATCCCAGCTTCAGGACCAAATTCGTTTATAAATTGAATGCttaatttttctttaaaccCCTCTCCTATTGATCCATAGGCATTGTATGCATCTTCCAATGCATGATCCCTTCTAATTGTAGCTCTTAATCTATTTTCCCCTGGGAATATACCAAAgaaattatttttattgtagattctttctttgtctgCTTCTATCAAATCATTAAAGTAGTCAACCCGCTCAAAAAATTTGAGCATGAAGGGAAATCTGAATAATAACTCAAGTTTCTTAACTTTGTTTGAGGCGCCCCTTCTTTTGTATCTTAAATCATCTAAGTACTGTTTTTTGATAGTTTGATCcatcattttctttctatcaAATAATTCGTCTTCGTTTAAATCCATTTCCTCAATGTTCTTCAGAAAATCTCGATAGTATTGTTCAAATTCAAGGATCTCTTTCCTAATATTTAGATTGTGAATTTCTTCAGGAACTAGTCCCCAAAATGTACTTGTACCTTCGTTAAGGAATTTCGCCCGTGAGTCTAAATAGATAAGATTCCACATAAGTTCAATAAAggtttcaagttcttgtagTGGAATAAATGTTCCAGAACTTAAAATGTCAGATACCAAAAATTGAGCTATGTTGATAGAAACGCTCTGTAGACGTTCTCTTGAAATAACTGTCTGGAATAGATGATCATCTGGTGATAAGGGAATGTAAAAGTTTAAAGTCTGTGcgaaaatggaaaatgCCTCCATACTGGCGTCTGAAAAATGGTCACAGATTAAATCAATCAAATGATTTCTTATATGGGAATCTGTCAAAAGTAACATGAAAACAGAATTACGCTGCATTGACGACATTTGTGATACCAAATAGTGTAATCCTTTCCAATACATATGTGCCTTATCTTCTAGCCACTCAAAGCACTTTAGAAGATCAGTTTGAAAACTATCGGtgattaaagaagaaatttcATTCAAAGGTTCTATCATTTCAGAACAAATTGTCATAAATATTAATGTCAACATACGTCTATGGTTGGCGTTAATGCTTTCAAATGCATTTAGGAAGTTGATGAGAAAGTTGCTCAGATTCTGTTTGTGACGCTCTAGCACACTTTCTATATGAGCGTTATACTCTGATGAAAAAAGGGTATTAACAAACAACTCATAATTACGCACAATTAGTACAGTACCCTTTTCAATGAAGTAGAGGTCATTCCAGTAAAGatcatattctttataATTTGAGTAAGGAGTCAGTATATCTATGACTTGTCTATCCGAGAGTTCGTATGAGCAATTCTGAAtgaattttattttgttatttATGTGATGTTCAGAGGCGTTTGGAATATCAAGTGGTTTTACCGACAGAATTAAAAGTTCATCTAGTTCTTGGGAACTTTTACGAGCTGCAACATCACCCAAAATATCACTCAATACTGGTAGTACACTTGCTTGGTTGTTTGTAGCTTTAACCAGGTAAATAAAGTCATCAGGTTCAAGGTAAGAGTAAAGTCTTTTAGCGaaaactttcaaaaatgcAGTCATCATACCATCGTTATCGTTTCTCTTTATTAAAGAATGATAAGTGGTTTTATTTGAGATCCTTTTCCTCATATGTCTCTGAATGGTTAATATTGCAACCATTTCTGCTTTCTCCCTTTGCCTCCGAATTCTTTCAAGTTCCGCATTCCTTAGAATAGTgtcttttgtctttctgGGCACCCTCGACCCCATATTAACTGTTCTCCTATTTGTTTGGCCAGTaaagttcatcattttGGAGTATGAGTTGAGTTTACCCTCAATATATTTGTTAGTTCCTGAGTTATTTACGTATTCTCGCTGAGTGAATAGATCATTAAAGGATATATGTTAGAACTTTTagttattttatttctgaACAACATTACTTTTATAAAGTTCAGAGGAActcaacaaaaaataaaaggtAATTTGTAGCTCGTTAGTGACTCTGAGTTATCCAGATGGCTGTGAAGGTACCCCTAAAGAGCCTATTACCGGTTCTAATAGCTATACGATGTTTACAATCACTTTTAATGCGAACGTTCTTCCAAGCTGATGAGTTTTGGCAGTCGTTGGAGCCGGCTCACTACATGGCGTTTGGCTATGGTGAGTTGACATGGGAATGGAAATTTGGTTTGCGAAGCTACGCCTTTCCTTtgatttttcaaattgGGTACACACTAGTTAAATACGTTGCAGTCCTTGGGTGCGTTGTAATCCAAACTGCGGTTGATTGGTTCGTCCTTTTCGTGTCAACTGTGATACCAAACTCGGATTTGGGATGGCAAATGGTTAAAGAGATGCGGAGCTTCCCGCTAGAGATAAAAGAATTCATAGAATATCATGGTGTGATATATGTTCCTAAACTTATCATGGGTTTATTAGCTGCAATAGGTGAGTATTATACTATCCTTTTAGCAGATAAGCTCTATAAACTCGCAATGGACAAAACTGGCGAGAACACAAAAGATGACAAAGAGCACGCGAGAGTTGTTAACCTAACTCTTATATTTACGATCAgtaacttcttcaattgtttttttattacaaGGACATTTATAAACTCATTTGAAATGATAATGACCAGTGTTGCATTGTACTATTGGGATTGGACTAGcggaaaaaatattcaaaatgcAGATTTTATGAAAAGTTTGATTATTGGTACTTTCACATCTTTACAGAGGCCTACAAATGCGTTTATTTGGATTATTCTTGGATCTTTCATGATATTTAATCTTGTGAAATCTGGGAGTTGGATTACATTGATTATGCTCTTTAGGAAGGTAATTCTAGCCACTGGTCTGTCAACAACCCTTAATATCTGCTGTGATTATTATTTCTATGGTTATATCACTATTCCTGTTCTTAAGTTCATAAAATTCAACTGCACAACTCCTCTATCAGAGTTTTATGGTGTTGCTCCTTGGCATTTTCATCTTGTACAGAGTTTGCCTATTGTTTCTGGTTATTTATTACCATTGCTATTGCATTCCATTCTATGTCCTCTCACCACAAAGCGATTTGTATCGTCATTTGTTAATCCTTTCCATCAATTCAAAAccattatcattattaatATAGCACTGTACTCTATGATACCCCACAAAGAATTTCGCTTCATTTATCCCCTCCAGCCTTTTATAGTTTTATTATCTGTATTTGATGCTGTTTGGGTATGGAAAAAATTGGAATCGAAGGTAGTGAATTTGAGACAAGCATGGCTAAAAAATAGTGTTTACAGAATCCTGTGGATCCTCCCTGCAATATCAATGGTGatttctttaattttatcGACCTTCCATGAAGCTGGGAGTGTAAGTGTTATAGATTATTTGCATTCTCTCAAACGTATTGACAGTCTTGGTTTTATTATGCCATGTCATTCTACACCTTGGCAAAGTCATTTGCACAGAAATGATATTAAAGACCTCTGGGCAATTACTTGTGATCCGCCATTGCATCTTTTAAACGATCCTGATGCACATTTGAAACTACCGTATTACATGGATGAGAGTGATTATCTATACGATGACATCCCAAAGTTTATTCATGAACATTTTCCTCCACTTACTTGGAAAGGGCACAAAAGAACATCAAAACGCTATTCGCATGAATGGCCAGAATATCTCGTGGTATTTGAACATATGGATTACACATTCATGCAAGAGTTTTTAGCTGATAGTGTCTATGTGGAAAGTAGGAGATTCTTTAACACATTATCACATTGGGATAACAGAAGATCCGGAGATATCATAGTTTACCATAAAATTTTATAACTTATAATGAAGTAACCAACAGTTCCATTATTTATTGTGTCATTGACTATATCTATGTGATTTTACTGAGGATTAATATTGAGTTCGTTTCACTGAAAGTTTATTTTAGGGCTACTATAGGTTCCAGGTATTTGACTTAGAAACATCAGTTTTCGCATTCGATGCAGCCACATTTGGTAAAGGATTCAGAGTTGATGACGGCAGAATATAGTCGTTAACTCTTTTAATATCATCCACTCTATGCGCACAAAACGTTTCAAACAATTTCTTGATGTCTTGATTACTTTCTGAGAGCTTAGTAAAACTTTCAAAGCATTTCTTTGCTAAAAGTAAGTCATCACTGAACATTGCACAGTCGAAATATCCAATGTAGCATTGGATATCATATAGCTCCATTCCTAGTTTGAACCATTCTTGGGCTTTTGGATAATTTTTAAAGTAATTCATTTCAAGTAAGCCTAACGTCTTGAACGATTCTCTGAATCCCTGAGTCGCGCTACTCTCTATCAATGACCGAGCCTTGAACACATCgttattgatatatatttgtcCTAAGAGAAAATATGACCTGACCGAGTAATCTATTGGACATAACTTTATAGCTTTTAAAAAGCACTGCTCTGCCTTAACAAGATCAGGTTTTCTGAAGTGTATTTGGCCCAACTGGCCATAGACTTCCCCGGCTAAAAATGTATCATTTTGCAAATCTAAAAACTTGAGGTAGTATTTCTCGGCAGTAGTATCATCACTATTCAGCAGGGCAATATCTGCAGTTAGTTTTACGGTAAGTGGGTGTTCTTTCTTGTACAGTTCTTTGATTAGTCTCTTAGCATGCGCCACATCTTCATCACTGTTGTGGGATGGATCTTTTAAAACATCAAAACAAAGTAGAGAGATGGCATCATTGTCTCCCCTTTCAGCAGCTAAATCAAGTATCTCATTTTCAAGAGCCAATAAGTTCTTGTTGATAGTCTTTGTCTTATGTCTAATCTTCTCGATAACCTTTTTCATAATCATTAAATCTTTTCCTGTAAAGCCATTAGGAATTGATGCATCAGTGGACTTATCCAATGACTCATATATTGATTCATAAACAGGATATAGCTTATTGAAAGTGAGTCTACTGTCTAGCTCAAAGAGCAACCGATTtaccattttcttttgggGAAACACCTCATGAAAGGCAGGGCGTTGTCTAATCAAACTTGATGCGAATCGTGTACTTAGCGTAGGAAATACGCCTCGAAGCTTCAACATCTTTTGTAATAATCTTCAGAAGCTCTAGATATTTTGAACAGTTTTGCCAGTGTGTTTCACGTAAACTCTCTTCGTTTTGTTCCTAGGCAGATGTAACATCTTAATGAGTTGTATGTGTACTCTGAGTTTTCTTCCCGTTTTCTATATAAATCGGAACAAAGATTAGAGCTTTATAAGGTCTGATCTTTCAACGAGTCCGAGATACATTCGAAAACGCAAATCAAAAAggaataatatatacaaagCCTAAATACTCAATGACATTCCACATGCATATTTCTCGTGGACTTTTGAATCGGCCATTATTTTCACGCCTTTACTCTAAATCAGTAGATTATTCTCATGCTGTTATCGGAGGCGGGGTAGTAGGGTTGGCGATCGCTAACGAGCTCACCAAAGTTGAGGGGAATAAGGTCCTAGTTGTGGAGAAGAACATTGCAGTTGGGATGGAGACTTCTAGTCGTAATAGTGAAGTGATTCATGCCGGTCTTTATTATCCAGTAGATTCTTTGAAGACAAAGTTTTGCATTGAGGGCAATCACATTATCTATAACGAGTTGAATCCTAGGAAAACAGGAGTAGATTGGTCTAAATGTGGTAAATGGGTGGTAGCTCAGACCGACTATGATGATGCATACGTTGAACGTATGTTTTTGAAGGCAAAATATGAGTTGGGACTTCCAGTGAGTATTATTCCCAACCATCAAACCAAATGGTACGAGCCAGCAGTTCAAGTTGAAAGGAGCGCGTTAGTTTCCCCAACTACAGGTATAATTGATTCACATTCCTTAATGGATTACCTCTCCACCAtgattgaagaacaaggtgGAGAAATAGCTATTGGGACGCAGGTGGTCGATATCCAATATCTGGGTGATAAATATGCAATTCTTTGTAGAGAAACAGTGAATGACGCTAACGAAGAGGTCGAAATTCAAGTGGAAAATGTTGTAAACGCTGCTGGTCTACATGCAGATAAAGTTGCCAATATgattcttccaaaagaacGGCATGTGAAGCAATATTACGCTAAGGGAAATTACTTCACCTTAAAAACCCCGACACCAGCTGTGAGAAGATTGATTTATCCTGTGCCCCCAAGAAACAACAAGTCGTTAGGTACCCATCTAACCATTGATTTGAATAATCAGATTCGTTTTGGGCCTGATCTTGAGTATGTTGATTCAGTCGACGATCTCTCAccaaataataaaaatatagaTGAAGCGGCGAAGGCTATATTGAGATATTTCCCTCATATACAACCTCAAGACTTGGAGGCTTCATATGCTGGTATCAGACCAAAATTAGCGGCACCTGGTGATAAAGAGTTCAAAGACTTTTACATCAAGGAAGAGGAAGGCTTCCCAGGGTTTGTGAACCTGTTGGGTATAGAATCACCAGGTTTAACCTCCGCAATACCTATTGGTAGATACGTTAAGGATATGTATCATGCTTAAAAGTAGTATAATTAAGATACTATGGACTTTATTTCAacttttttattatttatttagCTTCGGTAGATCTTGCGGTAGAGTGGGTTCTGGTAGCTCACGGAAATATTGAGACTGTAGGCATTGTATGGCATCCCATCTCTTTATTGGATTCATTGTCATCATACCATCAAGTAAGTCTAAAGCATTTTCTGTTGCTGCAATAAACCGCTTTCTGAGTTCTTCTCTTGAAGGTGGTGGATAAATCTGAATTTTATTGTAACCACTAAAGCTTGACACTTCCGGCCAATCCTTATCAGTTGGTGTACCTAAAGCGCGGAAAGTGACTCCAATTTGGTCTACATCATCCTTTCCTGGCAAGTAAGGAATTCTCAACATTAGTTCTGCAAATATGACACCGACAGACCATATATCCACAGCAGATGTGTAGTGCTTGGCACCAAATAAAAGTTCTGGTGCTCTATACCATCTGGTCACAACATTGCTTGTTAAAACCTCCTGCGGAGATGCCATTAATCTTGCGAGACCAAAATCTGCAATTTTTAGTTGTCCATTTGGTGCTAATAGTAAGTTATTTGGCTTCAAATCTCTATGTAGAATGAAATTTCTGTGACAGTGATGCACACCTCTCAAAGTCATGAGTAGCCAAGATTTAATATCCGCTTGTGTAAACATGATAGAGGTGTCCTTTATTATAATCTCCAGATCCGCTGGAAGGAATTCTAAAACAAGGTTTAGATTATCGTTAGACATGAAAACGTCGATCAATTCGATTATATTATCATGTTTCAATTCCTGTAAAAACTTAACTTCACGCAAGGCAGACATATCAAGTCCATCTTTGAATTGAGAAGTCTTGATTTCTTTCACAGCTATTTGCCGGCCAGTTGACTTCTTTGTTCCTAAGTAGACCACAGCATAAGTACCCTCACCAGCtttcttctccttggtATAATCGTCTGCAACTGGGTTTAGCGTCATTCTGATGGAAtaatattgtttttatgATATTAATACGAGTCCAAAATTCTGAGGTCTAtctattattgttgttgggtTAGGAATGATGATGACCTTTACGATGGTTTATGTAGGTTTAGCTTATGGTGaaccttttcaacttcatcattctgataaaaaaaaccagAAAAGTTCTTATTAAGATATCTTGTTCGCGAAGATCTACCCAAGaacaaatgaaaaaagtCAATGCACCTACCTACCGATGAACCTAAACGGTGCTACAA from Kluyveromyces marxianus DMKU3-1042 DNA, complete genome, chromosome 6 includes these protein-coding regions:
- the HUL5 gene encoding ubiquitin-ubiquitin ligase HUL5 is translated as MMNFTGQTNRRTVNMGSRVPRKTKDTILRNAELERIRRQREKAEMVAILTIQRHMRKRISNKTTYHSLIKRNDNDGMMTAFLKVFAKRLYSYLEPDDFIYLVKATNNQASVLPVLSDILGDVAARKSSQELDELLILSVKPLDIPNASEHHINNKIKFIQNCSYELSDRQVIDILTPYSNYKEYDLYWNDLYFIEKGTVLIVRNYELFVNTLFSSEYNAHIESVLERHKQNLSNFLINFLNAFESINANHRRMLTLIFMTICSEMIEPLNEISSLITDSFQTDLLKCFEWLEDKAHMYWKGLHYLVSQMSSMQRNSVFMLLLTDSHIRNHLIDLICDHFSDASMEAFSIFAQTLNFYIPLSPDDHLFQTVISRERLQSVSINIAQFLVSDILSSGTFIPLQELETFIELMWNLIYLDSRAKFLNEGTSTFWGLVPEEIHNLNIRKEILEFEQYYRDFLKNIEEMDLNEDELFDRKKMMDQTIKKQYLDDLRYKRRGASNKVKKLELLFRFPFMLKFFERVDYFNDLIEADKERIYNKNNFFGIFPGENRLRATIRRDHALEDAYNAYGSIGEGFKEKLSIQFINEFGPEAGIDGGGITKEFLQTLIQEAFIKGSFGLFEVTSFHKLYPSKDVSPQNLKYISFMGKVLGKCLYENILVDVEFADFFLKKILNVENNMNVPFNDLYSLDPEYYKNLMKLLEMSEDELNYMDLYFEVPDMPNGRRIPLIKDGLSVKVTQKNVFEYITRISHYKLNLQLYTVTSRFISGLSYMIPPHWLRMFTSYELKTLISGSEKDFDLEDLRKNTEYGGFTDDSITIQHFWMALSSFTPEERRKFLKFVFSVPTAPLKGFHSLNPLFGIRNAGDETNRLPTASTCINLLKLPDYKDYNTLREKLLTAINSDSRFELS
- the GPI10 gene encoding putative glycosylphosphatidylinositol-alpha 1,2 mannosyltransferase; its protein translation is MAVKVPLKSLLPVLIAIRCLQSLLMRTFFQADEFWQSLEPAHYMAFGYGELTWEWKFGLRSYAFPLIFQIGYTLVKYVAVLGCVVIQTAVDWFVLFVSTVIPNSDLGWQMVKEMRSFPLEIKEFIEYHGVIYVPKLIMGLLAAIGEYYTILLADKLYKLAMDKTGENTKDDKEHARVVNLTLIFTISNFFNCFFITRTFINSFEMIMTSVALYYWDWTSGKNIQNADFMKSLIIGTFTSLQRPTNAFIWIILGSFMIFNLVKSGSWITLIMLFRKVILATGLSTTLNICCDYYFYGYITIPVLKFIKFNCTTPLSEFYGVAPWHFHLVQSLPIVSGYLLPLLLHSILCPLTTKRFVSSFVNPFHQFKTIIIINIALYSMIPHKEFRFIYPLQPFIVLLSVFDAVWVWKKLESKVVNLRQAWLKNSVYRILWILPAISMVISLILSTFHEAGSVSVIDYLHSLKRIDSLGFIMPCHSTPWQSHLHRNDIKDLWAITCDPPLHLLNDPDAHLKLPYYMDESDYLYDDIPKFIHEHFPPLTWKGHKRTSKRYSHEWPEYLVVFEHMDYTFMQEFLADSVYVESRRFFNTLSHWDNRRSGDIIVYHKIL
- the MSS2 gene encoding Mss2p encodes the protein MLKLRGVFPTLSTRFASSLIRQRPAFHEVFPQKKMVNRLLFELDSRLTFNKLYPVYESIYESLDKSTDASIPNGFTGKDLMIMKKVIEKIRHKTKTINKNLLALENEILDLAAERGDNDAISLLCFDVLKDPSHNSDEDVAHAKRLIKELYKKEHPLTVKLTADIALLNSDDTTAEKYYLKFLDLQNDTFLAGEVYGQLGQIHFRKPDLVKAEQCFLKAIKLCPIDYSVRSYFLLGQIYINNDVFKARSLIESSATQGFRESFKTLGLLEMNYFKNYPKAQEWFKLGMELYDIQCYIGYFDCAMFSDDLLLAKKCFESFTKLSESNQDIKKLFETFCAHRVDDIKRVNDYILPSSTLNPLPNVAASNAKTDVSKSNTWNL
- a CDS encoding NAD(P)/FAD-dependent oxidoreductase; protein product: MTFHMHISRGLLNRPLFSRLYSKSVDYSHAVIGGGVVGLAIANELTKVEGNKVLVVEKNIAVGMETSSRNSEVIHAGLYYPVDSLKTKFCIEGNHIIYNELNPRKTGVDWSKCGKWVVAQTDYDDAYVERMFLKAKYELGLPVSIIPNHQTKWYEPAVQVERSALVSPTTGIIDSHSLMDYLSTMIEEQGGEIAIGTQVVDIQYLGDKYAILCRETVNDANEEVEIQVENVVNAAGLHADKVANMILPKERHVKQYYAKGNYFTLKTPTPAVRRLIYPVPPRNNKSLGTHLTIDLNNQIRFGPDLEYVDSVDDLSPNNKNIDEAAKAILRYFPHIQPQDLEASYAGIRPKLAAPGDKEFKDFYIKEEEGFPGFVNLLGIESPGLTSAIPIGRYVKDMYHA
- the KIN28 gene encoding TFIIH complex serine/threonine-protein kinase subunit KIN28 — protein: MTLNPVADDYTKEKKAGEGTYAVVYLGTKKSTGRQIAVKEIKTSQFKDGLDMSALREVKFLQELKHDNIIELIDVFMSNDNLNLVLEFLPADLEIIIKDTSIMFTQADIKSWLLMTLRGVHHCHRNFILHRDLKPNNLLLAPNGQLKIADFGLARLMASPQEVLTSNVVTRWYRAPELLFGAKHYTSAVDIWSVGVIFAELMLRIPYLPGKDDVDQIGVTFRALGTPTDKDWPEVSSFSGYNKIQIYPPPSREELRKRFIAATENALDLLDGMMTMNPIKRWDAIQCLQSQYFRELPEPTLPQDLPKLNK